The genomic region CTGGTTTTATCCCTGGGTCTTTTTCTCTTTTGTCTTCCCATATACAACAGGTATTTAAAAATTAATAAAGGTCACAAGGGGAAGCACAGTAATAAACAATCAGATGCTCGCGCCAGTTAAGTTAGTAAAAAAACATTTGGAGGTGCTTTTTTGAGCAAAATTGATGTTCAATTTACCTGTCCCGATTGCGATGAGACATTCACCATTGATCCGGAGGAAATTTTAGAAAGTGAAGGCATTTGCTGCCCTAATTGTGGCTGTAAATTATCTGAGGAAGAGCTGCGGTATCTTAAAATTGCCATTGATTATATGGGTAACATTAAACCTAATTAGTCTAAATAACCTCGACCACAACCGGTCGAGGTTTATTTTTGGCCATTAGGCTTGGATCAGGACAATGCTAAGTATGTTGCTAATTGTTTTTTATCACATCTTATATGAAAATAATGAGTAAGACCAAAGCCGGTGGGGGTGTTAGGAATTAAGAGTCTCGGAGGTTTAAGAAAAACTGATCTGTTTGGCGGCATTCCATTGGAAGATCTGCAGGACTACCAGCACTATTTTACAGAATACCGTTTTAACCGTAAGGAAATTGTTTTTTCACCCGGTAAATTCCCCAAGTCCATTTTATTAATCTTGGAAGGAAAGTTGCGGGTTTATCTAAGTTATCCCCTGGGAAAAGAGTTTACCCTGACCATCCTAAATGCCGGGGATGTTTACAGCGGGCATACCCGTGCCTTTGGGCAAGCGTTGGAACCCGTGAAAATAGCGGCCATTCCAATGGAAGTTTTTAAGGAAATGCTGGTTAAAATACCTAATTTAGTATTGGGCTTAGCCGGGGTTTTGGGGGATGCCCTTAAAGGGTCAATGGATGTTATTGAGAGTTTAGTTTTTGAAGAAGCCGGTGTCAGGTTGATATCCTTATTGCTGACATGGGCCAGGAATAGCGGAACCAAAACGGATCAAGGGATTGTCATTCGGCTCACCTTTACTAGAGAAGAAATTGCCAGTATGATCGGTAGCAGCCGCCAGACCCTGGCCAACCTTTTTAAGGATTTAACTTTAAAGGGTTTAATTAAAGTTCAGCAGAAAAACCTGATTATCAAGGATATAGACGGGTTAAAGAAATATCGGCAACTACCCGCCAATTAATCAAAAATTCATAATTTTTAAATAAAACTTGTAAAGTACTTTACAGAAATCATCGGTGAATGGGTATAAGATGAAAGAAAAAATGGATTGGGGGATGTCTGATGGGTTTAAAAGATGTTAAAGACCTGTCCATGGACACCGGTGTACAACAAATGCTGGCCAAGGCCCGGGAGGAAGGGATCGATACAGCTTTTGACCGGGCCGCCAAAATGAACCAGTGTGGCTTTGGATCCACCGGGGTATGCTGCAAGCACTGCCTTGAAGGTCCCTGCCGTATTGCGCCCAACGGAAAAGGAGCCCAGACAGGGGTCTGCGGCGCTAATGTAGATACAATTGTAGCCAGAAACTTTTTAACCACGGTTACCGAGGGGACAGCCAGTCATGCTGAGCACGCCAGGGAGGTTGCCCATGCCATCCTGGAAGCAGTAGAAGGCAAAGCTCCCTATGCTATTCAGGATGAAGCAAAACTAAAGGCAGTGGCTCAAGGTTTGGGCCTAAATACCGAAGGAAAAAATGTTAATCAACTGGCTAAAGAAGTGGCCATCAAAGCCTTGGAAGATTTCCAAAAGCAACATGGCACCCTAAACTGGCTTAAATTTAGAGCTAACAGCAAGTCCGTCGAGAACTGGAAAAAACTCGGACTGTTGCCGGTAAACGCCCACCTGGAAATTACTAAAGCCATGGCTCGCCAGGTAATGGGCGGGGATGCCGATCCTACCAACCTATTGCTGGGAACCGTTACCATGGGACTGGTGGACGGTTATGCCGGTCTGCATATGTCCACCGATCTTCAGGATATCCTGTTTGGTACTCCCAAGGCAGTTAAGGCACAATACCGTCTGGGTGTAATTAAAAAGGAAATGGTAAATATTTCGGTGCACGGCCATATTCCCCTGTTAGCTGAGAAAGTGGTTGAATGGGCCGGCAAACTTAAGGATGAGGCCAAAGCTGTAGGAGCCCAGGGAATTAATGTGGTGGGGGTTTGCTGCAGCGGCAACGAATTATTGATGCGCAAGGGCGTTCCTGTGGCCACCAACTATGCCAGCCAGGAAATGCCCATTATCACAGGGGCTCTGGAGGCCATGGTAGTGGATATCCAATGCATCATGCCCGGCCTTCAGACTGTGGCCAGCTGCTATCATACTGAAATCATTACCACTCTACCCTATGTCAAGATGTCCGGGGCTACCCACGTGGAGTTCAGCACCGAGCGGGCAGATGAAGCGGCCCAGGAAATTGTGCGGAAGGCCATTGCCAACTTTAAGAAGAGAGATCCCAGGAAAATTTCTATACCCAATGAGGTTACAGAAGCCTATGCGGGGTTCTCTGTGGAACAGATTGTAGAAGCCCTCAAGGCTGTTAACGCCGAAGACCCGTTAAAACCTTTGGTTGATGCCATTGCCAGCGGACAGATTTTGGGAGCCGTAGCCCTGGTGGGCTGCACCAACCCCAGGGTTAAACAAGACAGCTCAAACGTGGCCCTGGCCATGGAACTGATCAAAAATAATGTACTGGTGGTTGCCACCGGTTGCTCCGCCCACTCTTTGGGTAAGTTCGGATTATTATCCCCAGATGGGTTACAATATGCCGGAGAAAGTTTACGAAACATCTTGACCGCCATTGGCCAGGCTAACGGCCTGCCAGCCTTGCCCCCGGCCCTGCACATGGGTAGTTGCGTCGACAACTCCAGAATTGCTGACCTTTTAAATGCTCTGGCCAACTACCTGGGAGTCGGTATTAAAGATTTACCTGTGGCCGGTTCTTGTCCGGAAACTCACCATCCCAAGGCTTTAGCCATTGGTACTTACTTTATTGCCAACGGGGTAGACGTACATGTGGGTGTTAATCCCCAGGTTACCGGTTCGGAACTGGTGGTCAATGTACTGACCGCCGAAAAGGAAAACTTCCCTGTAACCACCGACGGGTTGTTTGGCGGCAAGCTGATTTACGAAGAAGATCCCGTTAAAGCAGCAGAAATAATCCTCAACCGAATTAAAGCAAAAAGAAAAGCTCTTGGACTAAGCTAATCATCTAGGGGGTACACGGAATGTCGGTACAATCCGGTGTAAAGATTGCCATCTCCGGCAAGGGGGGCGTCGGCAAGACCACATTGTCAGCCATATTGTGTCACCTGTATGCCGGGGAGGGTAAAAAAGTACTGGCGGTGGATGCAGATCCGGATGCTAACCTGGGCATGGCCCTGGGTTTCACACCACAGGAGTTAGAACAGGTTACAACCATTGCCCAGGACAGAAAATTAATTAAAGAACGAACCAGTGCGGAACCAGGTACCAGCGGCCAGTGGTTTTGTTTAAATCCCAAGGTGGATGACATTCCGGAAAGATACGTGGTGCAAAAGGGTGGCGTTAAACTGCTCCAGTTAGGTGTTACTTCCACCGGGGGCAGCGGCTGCTACTGCCCGGAGAATACCTTTGTAAAGACTCTGCTAAACCACTTGGTATTGGAAGAAGACGACACGGTAATCGTGGACATGGAAGCGGGTCTGGAACACATGAGCCGGGGAACTGCCAGAGGGGTGGATGCCTTTATCGTGGTGGTGGAACCCGGGCAGCGCAGCTTCCAAACGGCCAAAGCCACTGTAAAATTAGCCCGGGATTTAGGGGTTGAGCGGGTTTTTGCTGTGGCCAATAAAGTTCGGCCCGACCAGGAAGAAAGTGTACGCCAAGCCCTTGATTTCCTGCCTCTATTAGGGATTTTACCCTACGATCTGGAAGCAGTTACCGCTGACCTTACCGGCAGGCCCCTTTTTGAAGTAAGCCCTTCCATGGTGGCCTGGGTACAGGACATTAAAGATAACCTGGAGCAATACCTGTTAAATAAAATCTAGTGAAATGGATAGACGTGGCCTGTGCCACGTCTGTTTTATTACTCACTTGACATAATTGGAATACAGCAAATATTACTGCCAGGCTCGCCCAACAGCCGGTTATTATTCGGGAAAAGGCTAAAACCAGTAATATTAACCCTGATAAAAAGCGGATAGCTCTATCAGTATTACCCAAATTCCTTTTAAAATTAAGCTCCACCGAACCTCCCTCCTCTTTGAGCTTAGAATACCCGATGTATCATTTAATATGTCAGCTTACTAATCCCTTTTCAGCCTCTAAACAGCTGTCCAATCCTCAATATTGGATAGCCTCAGTAAATGATTAACCGATAACTGTCATCAAAGCCGGAAATGGCCTGAGCCACTTTTAGAGTTCTATCATGGAATCTGGCACCCAGGGACATTGGTTTAAATGTCTGCTGCAGCATATCACTCAATATTTGCCCCTAAATTGTGCAAAATTTACAGGTATAAAGGAAATTGTATTTCGTTCTAGAAACTTATAAACACGAAAATTATTTTATTGGGGCCTGAAATTACTATCATACGATTAAAATGTTTATAGATTTGAGGTAATTAAGATGATTTTAGTTAGTGCTTGCTTGTTAGGCATCCGGGCAAAGTATGACGGTGGTGACAACACCGTTAACAAATTGGTGAATTTATGTGCTACTGGGAAAGTCATTCCCGTTTGTCCCGAACAGTTGGGCGGTTTGACAACGCCTAGGCCTGCTGCGGAGATAAAAGGCGGCAGCGGAGCCGATGTGCTTAAGGGTATGGCCAGGGTCTACAATAAGGAGGGTGTTGATGTCACCGAGTCCTTTATAATTGGAGCCCAGGAAATCTTAAAGATTTGCCGTTTATACAGCGTTAAAGCCGCCATACTAAAGGAACGCAGCCCCTCCTGCGGGTGTAACATGATCTACGACGGTACTTTCCAGTCGGTGCGATTACCGGGCCAGGGAGTCGCCGCTGCCCTGCTGGCAGCTAATGCTATTCCCGTATACTCCGAAGAAGAACTAACTGATGAGTTACTGGCACATCTTGTCAAGGGATAACCAACAACTACTTTTCTCTTATACAAAAATTTTAATCCGGCCACGGGCTTTAGTTTTCCTCATCCTGCTTGAAAAGTATTAAATTAGTTTCAGGTTGATTGTTATCCCGTTGTATCTTTCCTTTATAATATAAGTTATCTTATTCCCCATGACCTTGGCCTCCTTTTGGCAAGTGGACTGATCAATCAAATGTTTTTTGTAATATTTCCATATCCTGAGGATCCACAGAGATAAAAAGGTCTACCTGTGCCCCCTGTTCAATCTGTTGACGAAGTACCCCGGAAGCCCCGAAATTTATAATGACATCTTGTTTACTCTTTTTTTCGTAACTCTGCCCTATTTCTTCCAGAGCATCCTTTAGACTCATGGCTGCTGAAACATTTATTTTTACGGGGAAGGAAGATTCTTCTACCAGGGTACAACCAGCCAGACCTAAGAGGATTAGGAGTATTATCCAAATTCTTTTTAGTCTTTAACTTCAAATTCCACAGGCAAATACGTTGTTTTTTTCTAAAATATCAGGGGATAAATATCTGTTGGTAGCTGCCGCTACGTACTGAATCAATTCTCGGAGAATCTGTTCATTAACATTTATTTTAAGACCCTTAACCTGCTGCAAAACCTTCACTATCTCTGCATAAGAAGTGTTGCCGGCCCTTTCTCCCAGTCCCAAAATTGTGGTACTGAGATATTTGGCTCCGGCCAGTTGGGCCGCCAGGGCATTGGCGGTGGCCATCCCAAAATCGTTATGGGCGTGCATTTCTACTTCTATTCCTGTCTCCTGAATAATATGTGCTACCTTTTCCCTGGTGGTGAAGGGATCCAGCACACCCAGGGTATCGGCAAAACGCAGGCGACTGGCCCCTTCTTCCCGAGCCAACATGGCAAATGTAATGAGAAATTGCATATCCGCCCGGGAAGCATCCTCTGCGCCAATGGTTACGGTGCAGCCGGCTGCTCTGGCATAACTTACAACCTTTCTCACATTATCCAATACCCAGTCCCGGCTGCGGTTCAACTTATATTTTATATGAATGTCAGAAACCGGAGCGGAAATATGCAGGTTGCGGGCGCCACATTCCAACGAAGCTTTCACATCTTTTAGAGTGGCTCGGTTCCAGGTGGTCACCCTGGCCTTTAAATTTAGTGACAAAATTTGATAGATAGCATCCATTTCCAACTTGCCCATTACCGGAATCCCTGCCTCAATCTCATAAACCCCCACTTGGCTTAGTAAGTAAGCTATGTGGACTTTTTCCGCTACAGTAAAGGCAACCCCGGGTGACTGTTCCCCGTCTCTTAGGGTGGTATCGACAAAGTACACCGGTTCCATCTGAGCCACTCCTTTGGAAAATACTTTTACGAATCACAACACTTTTTCGTCATCACTAACTTTACCTCGTTTCGAGCGATAACTTCCGTCCTGCTCTCCAGCTGGTTCAGCAAAATCTCGTTTTCCAGCCATGGGGGGACGTGGTTACAGAGAACTTCCAGGGAATAAAACTTCCCCTGCCGGATAAAAGGCAATAGGACTTGTTTGGAGCTAACACCTAAATTCTTTTCTTGAATTTCTTTGATGGAAATACGATAACAACCGCTGAAGGTCTCTACAGGTGTTGGCAGGATAGTACTGTTCTGCTGGCTGTTTTCCCTTTGCTCTTCTTCTTCCTTGGCCAGAATATAATCAAGAAAATCCAACGGGTTCCCCTCAAATTCCCAGATACTGCAGCCGGATTTCTCCAGTACAAAGTACGGAATACCAGTTATGGAAAGACCTACAAAGGTTTTACAATGGCCTAGGAATTCAATCAGTTCATCCATGATTTCGCGTAAAGCCTTGATATTAAAATTGTCTCCCAGAGCAAAATCTCTTTCCCTGGATACTCGCCAACAGCCCTGATTTCTCTGATAAACCATAACTTTGCCATTTTGATAAAGACTGGTGGTCTCTCCATTATCACCCATGTATACAGCTATTTCCTTAGGCATCAGAATCTCCCCCTTTCTCCAGGAGTTAGTTGATGTCTATAGTTCCAATCGCTTAATCACTTTGCCCTCTTCAATGTGCTCATCCATAATCTCTTCCACGTCGTCGGGGCTGACACCGCCATACCAGACATTGTCCGGGTAGACCAATCTTTACATGGCCACTGAATGGTTCTGTTTAATCAGCGAATCCACACCAGCATAAAACTCCTGTGACCGGTCTTCACTCAGCATGCCAACGGCATCGGCGCGGCACTGCTTGCAATGGCGCATTTGATGTAAATCAATCTGGCATCTATCCCTCATTTGATTCAGTTCTTTTATACTGGTGGGGGGAAGGTTGGCAAAAACACTGCCCTCCGCTGGAATCAGGGGCATAATGTTGGTCATAAAAGCTCCCAGTTGCTTGGCTTTCTTAACCACAGCGGGAATCTCACTGTCGTTGATATCTTTAATCATCACAATGTTCACTTTCACCAGAACACCCTGATGGGCTAGATATTGGATACCGGTTAGTTGATTTTCCAGTAATATACCGGCTCCCACGGTGCCTTCATATTTTTTCCCTTGGTAATGAACATGCCGGTATATTTTAGCTCCGGTATCCGGGTTAAGGGTATTCATGGTCACTGTTACATGTTTGATACCCAACTCAACAATTTCCGGAGCATAGTGGGGAAGCAGCAAACCGTTGGTGGACAGACAAAAGATCATTTCCGGGTTGGATTGTTTAATCCGTTCAATGGCCTCACAGGTATTTTCCCAGTTGGCTAGAGCATCCCCGGGTCCGGCAATGCCTACCACACTGAGGTTAGGTATTTTCTCCTTAACCACAATAAATTTTTGCTCTGCTGACACTGGTGTCAGTACTTCACTGGTTACACCGGGCCTGCTTTCATTGACACAATCATACTTGCGGTTGCAATAGTTGCAGGCGATATTGCATTTGGGCGCCACCGGCAGGTGCATACGGGCATACTTGTAATGGGCTTCCACGGAATAGCATGGGTGCCTGCGGGTTTGCTCCCAATGATTGGTTGATTGATTACTGTTTGACGTCTGATGGCATAAACATGACATAATGCTCACCACAACTTTCTGCGGAGAATTCCTGTCCTTCTTGCTCCCCTTGATAAAACATTTGATACATGGACCTCCGGTAATGTTTATGTTTATATTCCAGCAGGGTGTTGGTCACCCGATCAAGGAACATGGTGGTACCCGCATAGCCCACCGATAGCAGGCGCTGCCCACCTGTTCTGTCGTGAATGGGAAAACCGTACCGGACGAGGGGGATACCCTCCTTCTCAGTAAGGTACCTGCCATCCGAGGAACCGATGGCGATATTGGCCCTTCCCCTGCTTTTTTGGCGAATGGTGGTGAAATCTGCTTCGGTTATAACAGTACACCGCACCGGAGAGTTGACCAGTAAATCATCCAATAATTGCTTAAGATTATGGTTTTTACTGCCAGTGGCCACCACTACAGGGTAAATCCCGTTTTCCAGGCAGATTTTCACCACCCCGTAGACGTTTTCCGGCTCACCGAAGATGACACTGCTTCCCTGGGCATTGTATTTATGAGAGTCAATCATACAATCCAGAAGTCTCCCCCGCTCCTGCTCAATGGCAGGGGGCAGATGGTTTCCGGTAAGTTTTATTAATAGGTTGATAAACAAATCAGTATTTTCCACTCCCATTGGCAGCGGAAGATTATACAGGGGTACTCCGAATTCACTTTCCAGATATTTCCCCGGCGACATACTGTCGTCCACCGTCAGGCCAAACTGAATGGTGGCGGCGG from Desulfotomaculum nigrificans DSM 574 harbors:
- a CDS encoding Crp/Fnr family transcriptional regulator; this translates as MLGIKSLGGLRKTDLFGGIPLEDLQDYQHYFTEYRFNRKEIVFSPGKFPKSILLILEGKLRVYLSYPLGKEFTLTILNAGDVYSGHTRAFGQALEPVKIAAIPMEVFKEMLVKIPNLVLGLAGVLGDALKGSMDVIESLVFEEAGVRLISLLLTWARNSGTKTDQGIVIRLTFTREEIASMIGSSRQTLANLFKDLTLKGLIKVQQKNLIIKDIDGLKKYRQLPAN
- the cooS gene encoding anaerobic carbon-monoxide dehydrogenase catalytic subunit, with amino-acid sequence MGLKDVKDLSMDTGVQQMLAKAREEGIDTAFDRAAKMNQCGFGSTGVCCKHCLEGPCRIAPNGKGAQTGVCGANVDTIVARNFLTTVTEGTASHAEHAREVAHAILEAVEGKAPYAIQDEAKLKAVAQGLGLNTEGKNVNQLAKEVAIKALEDFQKQHGTLNWLKFRANSKSVENWKKLGLLPVNAHLEITKAMARQVMGGDADPTNLLLGTVTMGLVDGYAGLHMSTDLQDILFGTPKAVKAQYRLGVIKKEMVNISVHGHIPLLAEKVVEWAGKLKDEAKAVGAQGINVVGVCCSGNELLMRKGVPVATNYASQEMPIITGALEAMVVDIQCIMPGLQTVASCYHTEIITTLPYVKMSGATHVEFSTERADEAAQEIVRKAIANFKKRDPRKISIPNEVTEAYAGFSVEQIVEALKAVNAEDPLKPLVDAIASGQILGAVALVGCTNPRVKQDSSNVALAMELIKNNVLVVATGCSAHSLGKFGLLSPDGLQYAGESLRNILTAIGQANGLPALPPALHMGSCVDNSRIADLLNALANYLGVGIKDLPVAGSCPETHHPKALAIGTYFIANGVDVHVGVNPQVTGSELVVNVLTAEKENFPVTTDGLFGGKLIYEEDPVKAAEIILNRIKAKRKALGLS
- a CDS encoding AAA family ATPase, which gives rise to MSVQSGVKIAISGKGGVGKTTLSAILCHLYAGEGKKVLAVDADPDANLGMALGFTPQELEQVTTIAQDRKLIKERTSAEPGTSGQWFCLNPKVDDIPERYVVQKGGVKLLQLGVTSTGGSGCYCPENTFVKTLLNHLVLEEDDTVIVDMEAGLEHMSRGTARGVDAFIVVVEPGQRSFQTAKATVKLARDLGVERVFAVANKVRPDQEESVRQALDFLPLLGILPYDLEAVTADLTGRPLFEVSPSMVAWVQDIKDNLEQYLLNKI
- a CDS encoding YgaP family membrane protein; the protein is MELNFKRNLGNTDRAIRFLSGLILLVLAFSRIITGCWASLAVIFAVFQLCQVSNKTDVAQATSIHFTRFYLTGIAPGYL
- a CDS encoding DUF523 domain-containing protein — its product is MILVSACLLGIRAKYDGGDNTVNKLVNLCATGKVIPVCPEQLGGLTTPRPAAEIKGGSGADVLKGMARVYNKEGVDVTESFIIGAQEILKICRLYSVKAAILKERSPSCGCNMIYDGTFQSVRLPGQGVAAALLAANAIPVYSEEELTDELLAHLVKG
- a CDS encoding molybdate ABC transporter substrate-binding protein, producing MWIILLILLGLAGCTLVEESSFPVKINVSAAMSLKDALEEIGQSYEKKSKQDVIINFGASGVLRQQIEQGAQVDLFISVDPQDMEILQKTFD
- a CDS encoding homocitrate synthase translates to MEPVYFVDTTLRDGEQSPGVAFTVAEKVHIAYLLSQVGVYEIEAGIPVMGKLEMDAIYQILSLNLKARVTTWNRATLKDVKASLECGARNLHISAPVSDIHIKYKLNRSRDWVLDNVRKVVSYARAAGCTVTIGAEDASRADMQFLITFAMLAREEGASRLRFADTLGVLDPFTTREKVAHIIQETGIEVEMHAHNDFGMATANALAAQLAGAKYLSTTILGLGERAGNTSYAEIVKVLQQVKGLKINVNEQILRELIQYVAAATNRYLSPDILEKNNVFACGI
- a CDS encoding Fe-only nitrogenase accessory AnfO family protein, whose translation is MPKEIAVYMGDNGETTSLYQNGKVMVYQRNQGCWRVSRERDFALGDNFNIKALREIMDELIEFLGHCKTFVGLSITGIPYFVLEKSGCSIWEFEGNPLDFLDYILAKEEEEQRENSQQNSTILPTPVETFSGCYRISIKEIQEKNLGVSSKQVLLPFIRQGKFYSLEVLCNHVPPWLENEILLNQLESRTEVIARNEVKLVMTKKCCDS
- the nifB gene encoding nitrogenase cofactor biosynthesis protein NifB; the encoded protein is MSCLCHQTSNSNQSTNHWEQTRRHPCYSVEAHYKYARMHLPVAPKCNIACNYCNRKYDCVNESRPGVTSEVLTPVSAEQKFIVVKEKIPNLSVVGIAGPGDALANWENTCEAIERIKQSNPEMIFCLSTNGLLLPHYAPEIVELGIKHVTVTMNTLNPDTGAKIYRHVHYQGKKYEGTVGAGILLENQLTGIQYLAHQGVLVKVNIVMIKDINDSEIPAVVKKAKQLGAFMTNIMPLIPAEGSVFANLPPTSIKELNQMRDRCQIDLHQMRHCKQCRADAVGMLSEDRSQEFYAGVDSLIKQNHSVAM
- a CDS encoding nitrogenase component 1; translated protein: MEREKSLANCCNVNENPCNMCMPMGGILAFKGLEQSMVIIHGSQGCATYMRRHMAEHFNEPVDVASSSLNEKGTIYGGEKNLKQGLDNVIKAYRPGVVGILTTCLAETIGEDIDRISQEYLKERGCNDLPVVTVNSPGYGGTHTEGYWLTLRRIVTKLARKTETHSKINVIIPNISPADIREIKRILQLMQVEYVLLPDFSDTLDRPYQRPYRKIPEGGTKLADIVAMGGAAATIQFGLTVDDSMSPGKYLESEFGVPLYNLPLPMGVENTDLFINLLIKLTGNHLPPAIEQERGRLLDCMIDSHKYNAQGSSVIFGEPENVYGVVKICLENGIYPVVVATGSKNHNLKQLLDDLLVNSPVRCTVITEADFTTIRQKSRGRANIAIGSSDGRYLTEKEGIPLVRYGFPIHDRTGGQRLLSVGYAGTTMFLDRVTNTLLEYKHKHYRRSMYQMFYQGEQEGQEFSAESCGEHYVMFMPSDVKQ